The genomic window GTATAGTACAGCAACCCATACGATTTGCATTGCAATTGCAACATACATGTCCGTGCCAGTAAGGATTCCCGTGTAAATAGAAACAGGTGTATACACCATGGCTTGAAACGGTAAATATTGACTTAAAGCTTTTAACCAATCAGGGAACAGTATAATAGGTATGAGAGCACCAGAAAAGAAAGTGACCATAGCTTCTTTTAATACACGAAGTCCCCAAATATTTATAGTCCAAAATGCCAATACGCCTACTATAAAGTCAAACAATGTACCAATACAAATACCTAGTACAGCACTCACAGTGAATAGAATGCCAGATAGGAATGAAACAGGCATCGTAATCTGCAAAAATATTACGGCTACAATAATCATAGGTAATGCTTCACGGATAATGACGGTCACTTTTTCACCTGCATCAATAGCAATCATTTTAAAAATAAGGTCGTATGGTCTTAAGAGCTCAATAGCCACATTGCCGTTGCTAATATTCTCGGAAAGTAAATTGCCAACCCCACTTACAAAACGGCTGAGTAACATAGCGATGACAACGTAAGTAAGCATCGATGATAGACTAATAGAATTGATAGATGTTCTATTCTCATAAACAGCATGCCAGAAAAAGTACATAATGAGTAACTGCATAACAGTCGAAGCACTTCCTGCCCAATACCAAGCACTATATGTACTTGCGACCTGCATCTGTGATTTTGCTATTTTAATATATTTGCGCACCAATCTCACCTCACATACTGTGCTTATAAATTTGTTCCACAATCGTTTCGATTTTCGGTTCTGAAATAGTGATATCTGTCACGACATTTTCACGTAATATTTTACCTATCACATCACTAGCTGACATATTATCCTTATTAAATGAAATGGTAATGTGGTGTTCTGTTGACTCCTTAACATCAACGATATATTCTAGCTCTAATGGTAAAATAAACGCAGCTGTGTCTGGCATTTCTAAGGATATTGATCGTTTTTGTCCATATGAGTATTTAAATGTTTGAATGTCTCCATCATAGACAAGTTGTCCTTCATCAATTACGATAATTCGGTTGCAAATTTCCTCAATATCCTGCATATCGTGAGTGGTTAGCAACACTGTTGTATTCCATTTTCTATTCATTTCTTTAATAAATTGACGAATGCTATTTTTTACTGCCACATCTAACCCTATTGTAGGCTCATCAAGATATACAATGGAGGGCTTATGTAAAAAAGCAGCGGCTAGCTCGCAGCGCATTTTTTGTCCTAGTGAAAGCTGACGTACAGGTATTTCGAGAAGAGAGGAAAGCTGAAGTACCTCTGTAAATAAATTAAGCGTTTCTTTAAACTGTTCTTCTGGAACCTCGTAAATGTGTTTTAGTAAATCGTATGATTCTCGAACAGGAATGTCCCAAAACAGCTGTGTACGCTGTCCAAATACTGCGCCAATTTGACGAGCATTCTTTTGTCTTTCTTTATAGGGGATAATTCCGTTTACGCTGACCATTCCCTCGCTCGGTGTTAAAATACCCGAAAGCATTTTTATCGTAGTTGATTTTCCAGCACCATTTGCACCGATGTAACCAACCAATTCTCCTTGATTAATCGAAAAATTAACACCTTTTACAGCTTCTTTAATATTATACTGACGATAAAATAATGCTTTCATCGCACCGGATAAACCGGGATCACGTTTTAGTATTTTATAATCTTTTTTTAAGTTTTCTACAGTAATCATGAGATAGTGCTCCTCTCAAAGGGTGAACAAATTTTTGGTAAACCATACATATTTTACTAGTTGTAGTGTCTGTCGTAAATGTTTTTTAGAATAGGTTTTGTTAAAGTTTAGTGAACTTGGGCTAAATTTTATGAATTGAACGAGAATCTGGTTCGATCTTCCCAGTAAGGACAACATCAATGTTGGTCAAAAAAATACCAGACATCTTATAAGATGCCTGGTACATTGATATTATTGAACTACTTTTTTCTCACCATTGTGAGTGATTTCTAATGCAGTTCCTTCTATTAATTTGTATGTTGTGTCTGTATGTGTAATTGCCACTTCTAGTAAGCTGCCTTTAAACGTTACTCGGAAGCGAAGCTCGTCCCATGCCTTTGGTAAATGAGGTTCAAAGCTAAGTTGGCCGTTATGAATGCGCATGCCAGCAAATCCATTTACAACACCCATCCAAGTGCCTGCCATATTAGCGGCGTGTATACCATCCTTCGTGTTACCTTGTGTATTATCTAAGTCCATACGAGCTGTACTCATGAAGAATTTGTATGCTTCTTCCGCATAGCCAATTTCATTAGCGATAACGCCATAAATAGATTTTGATAAAGAAGAATCATGTGTTGTGATTTTTTCATAATAATCGTAGTCGCGTTTCTTTTGCTCTTTTGTGAATTTTTCACTCAGTAAGAACTGCGCTAGTACAACATCTGCTTGCTTTAAAACTTGGTGACGATAAATGACAAGAGGATGATAGTGAAGAAGTAAAGGATACTTCTCTTTTGGTGTATTTTCAAAATCCCACACTTCTTTTGCCAGGAAACTATCATCTTGTGGATGAATGCCAAGTTTCTCATCGTAAGGTAAATACATGTCATCGGCTGCTTTTTTCCATATTGCAATTTCATCGTCTTTAACAGCAAGTTTTCTCATTAAGTCCGCATAATACGATGGTTGTTCTTGCATTAACCAGTGCGCAATATCGTATGCAAATTGAAGATTTTCCTGAGCCATACTATTTGTAAAGAAGTTGTTATTTACAATAGCAGTATATTCATCTGGCCCTGTTACATCATTGATACAGAACTTTCCGTCCTTGCTTTCTATAAAGCTACCAAGACTAGCCCATAAACGAGCTGTTTCAAACAACATTTCTGCACCCATCGTAATCATAAAATCATGATCTTCTGTTGCTTCATAGTAACGTTTAATCGCAAATGCAACATCAGCATTTATATGGTATTGGGCAGTACCAGCTGGATAATACGCAGAGCACTCTTCTCCGCCAATTGTTCGCCATGGGAATAAAGCCCCTTTACTATGACCCATTGTACGAGCACGGTCGCGAGCTTTGTCTAATATTTTATAACGGTATTCTAATAATTTACGACTAATTTCAGGTTTTGTATAAACAAATATTGGTAATATATATGTTTCTGTATCCCAGAAATAGTGTCCTTCATAGCCCTCGCCAGTAAGTCCTTTGGCTCCAATATTGGTCGTACCATCTTTCCCGACTGATTGAAGTAGATGGAACAAATTAAATCTTATTCCTTGCTGAAGAGCATCATCACCTTTTATTACAATATCTGCACTGTGCCAGAATGTATCTAAATATTGTTTTTGTTCTTCTTTTAATGATTCAAAGCCTTTTTGAGAAGCCTCACCGACCACTAGTTCACCTTGTTCAAATAGCGTTTCTGGTGAAATACTCTCTTCCCGACTAGTTACGTATGAAATATATTTTTCCAAAATGACTGGCTCATCTTGTTTAGCATTTGCAAAGGCTTGTACACCAACCTGAAGGTCTTTTGTCACTTGTTTGAATTCACAGTTTGCGCTAAATGTATGAAGTGCAGAGCACACCAAGTCAAATTTAGTTTGCTCAGTTTTTTGATGTATAGCAACATACGTACCATCATGACGCTTTTCCTCTACACTTAATACGCGACCATGTAGTCCTGAACCAACACGAGGGTCATCTTCGGTAACTAAATTTGTTACATCTCCATCCAATTCAGATTCAAAACGGATGCGACCTGAAAAGTTTAATGGTGTTACTTCATAACGAATAGCCGCTAAATGTTTATTTGTAAAGCTAACAAGGCGTTCAATCGCTATTTGAACTTTTTTACCGCTAGGAGTAGAGTACGTAACCTCTCGGCGTAATACACCGTGTTGCATATCTAGCTCACGCTTATAGCTAATAATTGAACCTTCTAGCATAGTAAAAGGCTCTTCTTCTATGTATAGACTGATTGCCATCGCGTTAGTCACATTTAGCATCGTTTGACTTTTTTCAGCATATCCATAAGCGATTTCACCGTACTTAATGATTTCGCTTTCATAAAAGCCGTTAATATAAGTTCCTTTGATTTCGAGCTCACTATTAAGACCTTCTTCGAAATTCCCACGCATTCCAATATAACCATTACCTTGGGCGAAAATAGTTTCGTGAAGCTTCGTCTTTTCTGGTATGAAATCGTTCTCATAAATCTTCCAATCGACGTAAGGATTCATAAATTCATTCATATTTACATCTACCTTTCTTAAAAAAAGTTAGCATCAAAAAGTCAAATCATATTTTACTCACGTATATTTTATCAATATTATCGGCAGAAAGAAACTAGTATTTGGAATCGTTTTCAGATTTTTATTTAAAGATGGTGATATGGTATAAAATAAGGATGAATATATGGTAGTATTTATGTTGTTAGCAAGTTAGGTTATCGTTTGTTCTCATAACTTGGTAGAGTGTTTAATAAGATTACTGCTTATGATTTCATGCGGAAAATGGAACATAAGCGGCATAGCAAGAGTTGCGAATAGAGAGGATAAGTCTTGTGTTTCTTCTTTCAAGATGGAGACGTGTGAGAACTATTCAGAACTATTCCTCTATTTAATTTAAATTTATAATGAGGTGACTTCTATGAATAAAACTTGGTGGAAAGAAAGTGTGGTATATCAAATTTATCCGCGCAGCTTTAACGACAGCAACGGTGATGGGATTGGCGATATCCCAGGTATTATTGAAAAACTAGATTATTTAAAAGAGCTTGGTATTGATGTCATCTGGCTGTCTCCAGTTTATAAATCTCCAAATGATGACAATGGGTATGATGTAAGCGATTATCAGGATATTATGGACGACTTTGGAACAATGGCTGACTGGGAAGCATTGCTAGAAGGTATGCATGCTCGTGGCATGAAGCTTATTATGGATTTAGTTGTGAATCATTCTTCGGATGAACATAAATGGTTTGTAGAGTCTCGCAAATCTAAAGATAATGAATACCGTGATTACTACATATGGCGTCCTGGTAAAGAAGATGGCTCTGAACCTAACAACTGGGAATCAGCATTTAGTGGTTCAACGTGGGAATATGATGAGACGACTGGTGAGTACTATTTACATATTTTTAGTAGAAAGCAACCAGACTTAAACTGGGAAAACCAAAAGGTTAGACAAGAAGTATACGATATGATGACTTGGTGGCTTGATAAAGGGATTGATGGCTTCCGTATGGATGTTATTAATTTCATTTCAAAAGTGGAAGGCTTACCGGATGCTCCAAATCCAGCAGGAAAGCGATACGTATCAGGTGCCGAATACTTCATGAATGGTCCGAAAATTCATGATTACCTACAAGAAATGAATCGTGAAGTATTGTCTAAATACGATTGCATGACAGTAGGAGAAATGCCTGGAGTAAATGTTCAACAAGCAAAGGATTATACTGGCGTAGACCGCAAAGAGCTTAACATGGTGTTCCAGTTTGAGCACGTTGATCTTGATTCAGGTCCAGGTGGGAAGTGGGATTTACGTCCACTCACATTAAAGTCTATTAAAGATAGCTTCACAAAATGGCAAAAAGGTTTGGAGGGTGTTGGTTGGAATAGTTTATATTTAAACAACCATGATCAGCCACGTATGGTTTCACGTTTCGGAAATGATGAACAGTTTCGCGTGGAGTCAGCAAAAATGCTTGCGACATTTTTGCATACATTACAAGGAACGCCTTACATTTACCAAGGTGAAGAGCTTGGTATGACGAATGTTAGATTTGAGAGTATAGATGAATACCGTGATATTGAAACATTAAACATGTATAAAGAAAAGGTAGAGCATGACGGTGCTGATTCGGCAGAAATCATGAAAGCAATATATGTAAAAGGTCGTGACAATGCTCGTACACCAGTGCAATGGGATGATAGTGAGCATGCTGGCTTCACAACTGGTACACCATGGCTTTCGGTAAACCCGAATTATAAGGACATTAACGCAAAAGCAGCGATGGCTGATCCGAACTCTGTGTTCCACTATTATCGTAACTTGATTGCTCTTCGTAAAGAAAACCCTATTATGGTTTACGGTAACTATGATTTGCTGTTAGAAGATGATGATAAAATCTATGCATACACTCGCACATTAGGTGAGAAAAAATGGCTTGTTGTATTGAACTTCAGTGGAGAGCTTCCGGTGTTTAATCTTCCAAGTGATATTACGTATTCGGATAAAAAATTAATTGTAAGTAACTACGAAGTAGATGCTTCTGAAGATATCGGTGCATTTACGCTTCAACCATATGAAGCGCGAGTGTATGAATTAATTAAATAATATAGAACTTTCTGTGCAAGCTTGATGGATCCGTTCAGAGGTGAAGACTTAGAGATAA from Bacillus sp. HMF5848 includes these protein-coding regions:
- a CDS encoding ABC-2 family transporter protein, which encodes MRKYIKIAKSQMQVASTYSAWYWAGSASTVMQLLIMYFFWHAVYENRTSINSISLSSMLTYVVIAMLLSRFVSGVGNLLSENISNGNVAIELLRPYDLIFKMIAIDAGEKVTVIIREALPMIIVAVIFLQITMPVSFLSGILFTVSAVLGICIGTLFDFIVGVLAFWTINIWGLRVLKEAMVTFFSGALIPIILFPDWLKALSQYLPFQAMVYTPVSIYTGILTGTDMYVAIAMQIVWVAVLYIAVRLIWLVAMKKITIFGG
- a CDS encoding ATP-binding cassette domain-containing protein, whose amino-acid sequence is MITVENLKKDYKILKRDPGLSGAMKALFYRQYNIKEAVKGVNFSINQGELVGYIGANGAGKSTTIKMLSGILTPSEGMVSVNGIIPYKERQKNARQIGAVFGQRTQLFWDIPVRESYDLLKHIYEVPEEQFKETLNLFTEVLQLSSLLEIPVRQLSLGQKMRCELAAAFLHKPSIVYLDEPTIGLDVAVKNSIRQFIKEMNRKWNTTVLLTTHDMQDIEEICNRIIVIDEGQLVYDGDIQTFKYSYGQKRSISLEMPDTAAFILPLELEYIVDVKESTEHHITISFNKDNMSASDVIGKILRENVVTDITISEPKIETIVEQIYKHSM
- a CDS encoding alpha-glucosidase codes for the protein MNKTWWKESVVYQIYPRSFNDSNGDGIGDIPGIIEKLDYLKELGIDVIWLSPVYKSPNDDNGYDVSDYQDIMDDFGTMADWEALLEGMHARGMKLIMDLVVNHSSDEHKWFVESRKSKDNEYRDYYIWRPGKEDGSEPNNWESAFSGSTWEYDETTGEYYLHIFSRKQPDLNWENQKVRQEVYDMMTWWLDKGIDGFRMDVINFISKVEGLPDAPNPAGKRYVSGAEYFMNGPKIHDYLQEMNREVLSKYDCMTVGEMPGVNVQQAKDYTGVDRKELNMVFQFEHVDLDSGPGGKWDLRPLTLKSIKDSFTKWQKGLEGVGWNSLYLNNHDQPRMVSRFGNDEQFRVESAKMLATFLHTLQGTPYIYQGEELGMTNVRFESIDEYRDIETLNMYKEKVEHDGADSAEIMKAIYVKGRDNARTPVQWDDSEHAGFTTGTPWLSVNPNYKDINAKAAMADPNSVFHYYRNLIALRKENPIMVYGNYDLLLEDDDKIYAYTRTLGEKKWLVVLNFSGELPVFNLPSDITYSDKKLIVSNYEVDASEDIGAFTLQPYEARVYELIK
- a CDS encoding glycoside hydrolase family 65 protein, with protein sequence MNEFMNPYVDWKIYENDFIPEKTKLHETIFAQGNGYIGMRGNFEEGLNSELEIKGTYINGFYESEIIKYGEIAYGYAEKSQTMLNVTNAMAISLYIEEEPFTMLEGSIISYKRELDMQHGVLRREVTYSTPSGKKVQIAIERLVSFTNKHLAAIRYEVTPLNFSGRIRFESELDGDVTNLVTEDDPRVGSGLHGRVLSVEEKRHDGTYVAIHQKTEQTKFDLVCSALHTFSANCEFKQVTKDLQVGVQAFANAKQDEPVILEKYISYVTSREESISPETLFEQGELVVGEASQKGFESLKEEQKQYLDTFWHSADIVIKGDDALQQGIRFNLFHLLQSVGKDGTTNIGAKGLTGEGYEGHYFWDTETYILPIFVYTKPEISRKLLEYRYKILDKARDRARTMGHSKGALFPWRTIGGEECSAYYPAGTAQYHINADVAFAIKRYYEATEDHDFMITMGAEMLFETARLWASLGSFIESKDGKFCINDVTGPDEYTAIVNNNFFTNSMAQENLQFAYDIAHWLMQEQPSYYADLMRKLAVKDDEIAIWKKAADDMYLPYDEKLGIHPQDDSFLAKEVWDFENTPKEKYPLLLHYHPLVIYRHQVLKQADVVLAQFLLSEKFTKEQKKRDYDYYEKITTHDSSLSKSIYGVIANEIGYAEEAYKFFMSTARMDLDNTQGNTKDGIHAANMAGTWMGVVNGFAGMRIHNGQLSFEPHLPKAWDELRFRVTFKGSLLEVAITHTDTTYKLIEGTALEITHNGEKKVVQ